In a genomic window of Callithrix jacchus isolate 240 chromosome 22, calJac240_pri, whole genome shotgun sequence:
- the LOC100415695 gene encoding uncharacterized protein LOC100415695 isoform X4 has translation MWETIRNLDYIGMKWEDTNTEDQHKNPRRSLRCHIVERFRESNWISDSIVDEKTPGVDLCESNVHGEVNMDCSFLNCITFDAGHKPGECQEYGEKPHTYKQCGTAFNYHHSFQTQERSHTEKKRYDCKECGKTFSSLGNLRRHIIVQRGGGPYKCKLCGKAFFWPSLFHIHERTHTGEKPYECKQCSKAFPIYSSFLRHERTHTGEKPYECKQCSKAFPDSSSFIRHKRTHTGEKPYKCKQCGRAFSVSSSLRIHERTHTGEKPYVCKQCGKAFHHLGSFQRHMIMHTGDGPHKCKVCGKGFDCPSSLQSHERTHTGEKPYECKQCGKALSHRSSFRSHMLMHTGDGPHKCKVCGKTFVYVSVFQRHERTHTGEKPYECKQCGKAFRISSSLRRHEATHTGEKPYKCKCGKAFINFYSFQNHESTHTGEKPYECQECGKAFSCSTYLSQHKRIHTAEKPYECKTCRKAFSHFGNLKVHERIHTGEKPYECKECGKAFSWLTCLLRHERIHTGKKAYECKRCGKAFTRSRFLRGHERTHTGEKMHACKECGKALSSLRFLQRHKRTHWRDTL, from the exons ATGTGGGAAACCATTAGGAACCTGGACTACATAG GAATGAAATGGGAAGACACAAACACTGAAGATCAGCACAAAAATCCCAGGAGAAGCCTAAG ATGTCATATTGTAGAGAGATTCCGTGAAAGTAACTGGATTTCAGATAGTATTGTGGATGAAAAAACTCCTGGAGTAGATCTGTGTGAAAGCAATGTGCATGGAGAAGTCAACATGGATTGTTCATTCCTTAATTGCATCACATTTGATGCTGGACACAAACCAGGTGAGTGTCAGGAATATGGAGAGAAGCCACATACATATAAACAATGTGGGACAGCCTTCAATTATCACCACTCCTTTCAAACACAAGAAAGATCTCACACTGAAAAGAAACGCTATGattgtaaggaatgtgggaaaacCTTCAGTTCTTTGGGAAACCTTCGAAGACACATAATAGTGCAACGTGGAGGTGGACCTTATAAATGTAAGTTGTGTGGAAAAGCCTTTTTTTGGCCTAGTTTATTTCATATACATGAAagaactcacactggagagaaaccatatGAATGTAAGCAGTGTTCAAAAGCCTTCCCTATTTACAGTTCCTTTCTAAGACATGAAAGAACACATACTGGGGAGAAACCATATGAATGTAAGCAGTGTTCCAAAGCCTTCCCTGATTCCAGTTCCTTTATAAGACACAAAAGAActcacactggagaaaaaccctatAAATGTAAACAATGTGGAAGAGCCTTCAGTGTTTCCAGTTCCCTTCGAATACATGAAagaactcacactggagagaaaccctatgtaTGTAAGCAATGTGGGAAGGCATTTCATCATCTGGGAAGCTTTCAAAGACACATGATAATGCACACTGGAGATGGACCCCATAAATGTAAGGTATGTGGGAAAGGCTTTGATTGTCCTAGTTCACTGCAAAGTCATGAAagaactcacactggagagaaaccctatgaatgcaaGCAGTGTGGGAAAGCATTATCTCATCGCTCAAGCTTTCGAAGTCATATGCTAATGCACACTGGAGATGGACCTCATAAATGCAAGGTATGTGGGAAAACCTTTGTTTATGTCAGCGTATTTCAAAGACATGAAAGGACTcacactggtgagaaaccctatgaatgtaagcaATGTGGAAAAGCCTTCCGTATTTCCAGTTCCCTTCGAAGACATGAAGcaactcacactggagagaaaccctataaatgcaaatgtgggaaagcctttattAATTTCTATTCCTTTCAAAATCACGAATcaactcacactggagagaagccaTATGAGTGTCaggaatgtgggaaagctttCAGTTGTTCCACATACCTTTCTCAGCATAAAAGGATCCACACAGCTGAAAAACCTTATGAGTGTAAAACATGTAGGAAAGCCTTCAGTCATTTTGGTAACTTAAAAGTCCATGAAaggattcacactggagagaagccgtatgaatgtaaggaatgtgggaaagcaTTCTCTTGGCTCACTTGTCTTCTGCGACAtgaaagaattcatactggaaagAAAGCTTATGAGTGTAAACGATGTGGTAAAGCCTTCACGCGTTCACGTTTCCTTCGAGGACATGAAAggactcacactggagagaagatGCATgcatgtaaggaatgtgggaaggcgCTGAGTTCTCTCCGTTTCTTGCAGAGACATAAAAGGACTCACTGGAGAGATACTCTCTAA
- the LOC100415695 gene encoding uncharacterized protein LOC100415695 isoform X5, translating into MKWEDTNTEDQHKNPRRSLRCHIVERFRESNWISDSIVDEKTPGVDLCESNVHGEVNMDCSFLNCITFDAGHKPGECQEYGEKPHTYKQCGTAFNYHHSFQTQERSHTEKKRYDCKECGKTFSSLGNLRRHIIVQRGGGPYKCKLCGKAFFWPSLFHIHERTHTGEKPYECKQCSKAFPIYSSFLRHERTHTGEKPYECKQCSKAFPDSSSFIRHKRTHTGEKPYKCKQCGRAFSVSSSLRIHERTHTGEKPYVCKQCGKAFHHLGSFQRHMIMHTGDGPHKCKVCGKGFDCPSSLQSHERTHTGEKPYECKQCGKALSHRSSFRSHMLMHTGDGPHKCKVCGKTFVYVSVFQRHERTHTGEKPYECKQCGKAFRISSSLRRHEATHTGEKPYKCKCGKAFINFYSFQNHESTHTGEKPYECQECGKAFSCSTYLSQHKRIHTAEKPYECKTCRKAFSHFGNLKVHERIHTGEKPYECKECGKAFSWLTCLLRHERIHTGKKAYECKRCGKAFTRSRFLRGHERTHTGEKMHACKECGKALSSLRFLQRHKRTHWRDTL; encoded by the exons ATGAAATGGGAAGACACAAACACTGAAGATCAGCACAAAAATCCCAGGAGAAGCCTAAG ATGTCATATTGTAGAGAGATTCCGTGAAAGTAACTGGATTTCAGATAGTATTGTGGATGAAAAAACTCCTGGAGTAGATCTGTGTGAAAGCAATGTGCATGGAGAAGTCAACATGGATTGTTCATTCCTTAATTGCATCACATTTGATGCTGGACACAAACCAGGTGAGTGTCAGGAATATGGAGAGAAGCCACATACATATAAACAATGTGGGACAGCCTTCAATTATCACCACTCCTTTCAAACACAAGAAAGATCTCACACTGAAAAGAAACGCTATGattgtaaggaatgtgggaaaacCTTCAGTTCTTTGGGAAACCTTCGAAGACACATAATAGTGCAACGTGGAGGTGGACCTTATAAATGTAAGTTGTGTGGAAAAGCCTTTTTTTGGCCTAGTTTATTTCATATACATGAAagaactcacactggagagaaaccatatGAATGTAAGCAGTGTTCAAAAGCCTTCCCTATTTACAGTTCCTTTCTAAGACATGAAAGAACACATACTGGGGAGAAACCATATGAATGTAAGCAGTGTTCCAAAGCCTTCCCTGATTCCAGTTCCTTTATAAGACACAAAAGAActcacactggagaaaaaccctatAAATGTAAACAATGTGGAAGAGCCTTCAGTGTTTCCAGTTCCCTTCGAATACATGAAagaactcacactggagagaaaccctatgtaTGTAAGCAATGTGGGAAGGCATTTCATCATCTGGGAAGCTTTCAAAGACACATGATAATGCACACTGGAGATGGACCCCATAAATGTAAGGTATGTGGGAAAGGCTTTGATTGTCCTAGTTCACTGCAAAGTCATGAAagaactcacactggagagaaaccctatgaatgcaaGCAGTGTGGGAAAGCATTATCTCATCGCTCAAGCTTTCGAAGTCATATGCTAATGCACACTGGAGATGGACCTCATAAATGCAAGGTATGTGGGAAAACCTTTGTTTATGTCAGCGTATTTCAAAGACATGAAAGGACTcacactggtgagaaaccctatgaatgtaagcaATGTGGAAAAGCCTTCCGTATTTCCAGTTCCCTTCGAAGACATGAAGcaactcacactggagagaaaccctataaatgcaaatgtgggaaagcctttattAATTTCTATTCCTTTCAAAATCACGAATcaactcacactggagagaagccaTATGAGTGTCaggaatgtgggaaagctttCAGTTGTTCCACATACCTTTCTCAGCATAAAAGGATCCACACAGCTGAAAAACCTTATGAGTGTAAAACATGTAGGAAAGCCTTCAGTCATTTTGGTAACTTAAAAGTCCATGAAaggattcacactggagagaagccgtatgaatgtaaggaatgtgggaaagcaTTCTCTTGGCTCACTTGTCTTCTGCGACAtgaaagaattcatactggaaagAAAGCTTATGAGTGTAAACGATGTGGTAAAGCCTTCACGCGTTCACGTTTCCTTCGAGGACATGAAAggactcacactggagagaagatGCATgcatgtaaggaatgtgggaaggcgCTGAGTTCTCTCCGTTTCTTGCAGAGACATAAAAGGACTCACTGGAGAGATACTCTCTAA
- the LOC100415695 gene encoding uncharacterized protein LOC100415695 isoform X3, translating into MDSVAFEDVAVNFTQEEWALLGPSQKSLYRDVMWETIRNLDYIGMKWEDTNTEDQHKNPRRSLRCHIVERFRESNWISDSIVDEKTPGVDLCESNVHGEVNMDCSFLNCITFDAGHKPGECQEYGEKPHTYKQCGTAFNYHHSFQTQERSHTEKKRYDCKECGKTFSSLGNLRRHIIVQRGGGPYKCKLCGKAFFWPSLFHIHERTHTGEKPYECKQCSKAFPIYSSFLRHERTHTGEKPYECKQCSKAFPDSSSFIRHKRTHTGEKPYKCKQCGRAFSVSSSLRIHERTHTGEKPYVCKQCGKAFHHLGSFQRHMIMHTGDGPHKCKVCGKGFDCPSSLQSHERTHTGEKPYECKQCGKALSHRSSFRSHMLMHTGDGPHKCKVCGKTFVYVSVFQRHERTHTGEKPYECKQCGKAFRISSSLRRHEATHTGEKPYKCKCGKAFINFYSFQNHESTHTGEKPYECQECGKAFSCSTYLSQHKRIHTAEKPYECKTCRKAFSHFGNLKVHERIHTGEKPYECKECGKAFSWLTCLLRHERIHTGKKAYECKRCGKAFTRSRFLRGHERTHTGEKMHACKECGKALSSLRFLQRHKRTHWRDTL; encoded by the exons GATTCAGTAGCCTTTGAGGATGTGGCTGTGAACTTCACTCAGGAAGAGTGGGCATTGCTGGGTCCATCACAGAAGAGTCTGTACAGAGATGTGATGTGGGAAACCATTAGGAACCTGGACTACATAG GAATGAAATGGGAAGACACAAACACTGAAGATCAGCACAAAAATCCCAGGAGAAGCCTAAG ATGTCATATTGTAGAGAGATTCCGTGAAAGTAACTGGATTTCAGATAGTATTGTGGATGAAAAAACTCCTGGAGTAGATCTGTGTGAAAGCAATGTGCATGGAGAAGTCAACATGGATTGTTCATTCCTTAATTGCATCACATTTGATGCTGGACACAAACCAGGTGAGTGTCAGGAATATGGAGAGAAGCCACATACATATAAACAATGTGGGACAGCCTTCAATTATCACCACTCCTTTCAAACACAAGAAAGATCTCACACTGAAAAGAAACGCTATGattgtaaggaatgtgggaaaacCTTCAGTTCTTTGGGAAACCTTCGAAGACACATAATAGTGCAACGTGGAGGTGGACCTTATAAATGTAAGTTGTGTGGAAAAGCCTTTTTTTGGCCTAGTTTATTTCATATACATGAAagaactcacactggagagaaaccatatGAATGTAAGCAGTGTTCAAAAGCCTTCCCTATTTACAGTTCCTTTCTAAGACATGAAAGAACACATACTGGGGAGAAACCATATGAATGTAAGCAGTGTTCCAAAGCCTTCCCTGATTCCAGTTCCTTTATAAGACACAAAAGAActcacactggagaaaaaccctatAAATGTAAACAATGTGGAAGAGCCTTCAGTGTTTCCAGTTCCCTTCGAATACATGAAagaactcacactggagagaaaccctatgtaTGTAAGCAATGTGGGAAGGCATTTCATCATCTGGGAAGCTTTCAAAGACACATGATAATGCACACTGGAGATGGACCCCATAAATGTAAGGTATGTGGGAAAGGCTTTGATTGTCCTAGTTCACTGCAAAGTCATGAAagaactcacactggagagaaaccctatgaatgcaaGCAGTGTGGGAAAGCATTATCTCATCGCTCAAGCTTTCGAAGTCATATGCTAATGCACACTGGAGATGGACCTCATAAATGCAAGGTATGTGGGAAAACCTTTGTTTATGTCAGCGTATTTCAAAGACATGAAAGGACTcacactggtgagaaaccctatgaatgtaagcaATGTGGAAAAGCCTTCCGTATTTCCAGTTCCCTTCGAAGACATGAAGcaactcacactggagagaaaccctataaatgcaaatgtgggaaagcctttattAATTTCTATTCCTTTCAAAATCACGAATcaactcacactggagagaagccaTATGAGTGTCaggaatgtgggaaagctttCAGTTGTTCCACATACCTTTCTCAGCATAAAAGGATCCACACAGCTGAAAAACCTTATGAGTGTAAAACATGTAGGAAAGCCTTCAGTCATTTTGGTAACTTAAAAGTCCATGAAaggattcacactggagagaagccgtatgaatgtaaggaatgtgggaaagcaTTCTCTTGGCTCACTTGTCTTCTGCGACAtgaaagaattcatactggaaagAAAGCTTATGAGTGTAAACGATGTGGTAAAGCCTTCACGCGTTCACGTTTCCTTCGAGGACATGAAAggactcacactggagagaagatGCATgcatgtaaggaatgtgggaaggcgCTGAGTTCTCTCCGTTTCTTGCAGAGACATAAAAGGACTCACTGGAGAGATACTCTCTAA
- the LOC100415695 gene encoding uncharacterized protein LOC100415695 isoform X2, whose product MVPSQLTVAPNSWPQGILLPQPLKMLELKDSVAFEDVAVNFTQEEWALLGPSQKSLYRDVMWETIRNLDYIGMKWEDTNTEDQHKNPRRSLRCHIVERFRESNWISDSIVDEKTPGVDLCESNVHGEVNMDCSFLNCITFDAGHKPGECQEYGEKPHTYKQCGTAFNYHHSFQTQERSHTEKKRYDCKECGKTFSSLGNLRRHIIVQRGGGPYKCKLCGKAFFWPSLFHIHERTHTGEKPYECKQCSKAFPIYSSFLRHERTHTGEKPYECKQCSKAFPDSSSFIRHKRTHTGEKPYKCKQCGRAFSVSSSLRIHERTHTGEKPYVCKQCGKAFHHLGSFQRHMIMHTGDGPHKCKVCGKGFDCPSSLQSHERTHTGEKPYECKQCGKALSHRSSFRSHMLMHTGDGPHKCKVCGKTFVYVSVFQRHERTHTGEKPYECKQCGKAFRISSSLRRHEATHTGEKPYKCKCGKAFINFYSFQNHESTHTGEKPYECQECGKAFSCSTYLSQHKRIHTAEKPYECKTCRKAFSHFGNLKVHERIHTGEKPYECKECGKAFSWLTCLLRHERIHTGKKAYECKRCGKAFTRSRFLRGHERTHTGEKMHACKECGKALSSLRFLQRHKRTHWRDTL is encoded by the exons atggtgccatcacagctcactgtagccccaaactcctggcctcaagggatcctcctgcctcaacctctcaaaatgctggaattaaag GATTCAGTAGCCTTTGAGGATGTGGCTGTGAACTTCACTCAGGAAGAGTGGGCATTGCTGGGTCCATCACAGAAGAGTCTGTACAGAGATGTGATGTGGGAAACCATTAGGAACCTGGACTACATAG GAATGAAATGGGAAGACACAAACACTGAAGATCAGCACAAAAATCCCAGGAGAAGCCTAAG ATGTCATATTGTAGAGAGATTCCGTGAAAGTAACTGGATTTCAGATAGTATTGTGGATGAAAAAACTCCTGGAGTAGATCTGTGTGAAAGCAATGTGCATGGAGAAGTCAACATGGATTGTTCATTCCTTAATTGCATCACATTTGATGCTGGACACAAACCAGGTGAGTGTCAGGAATATGGAGAGAAGCCACATACATATAAACAATGTGGGACAGCCTTCAATTATCACCACTCCTTTCAAACACAAGAAAGATCTCACACTGAAAAGAAACGCTATGattgtaaggaatgtgggaaaacCTTCAGTTCTTTGGGAAACCTTCGAAGACACATAATAGTGCAACGTGGAGGTGGACCTTATAAATGTAAGTTGTGTGGAAAAGCCTTTTTTTGGCCTAGTTTATTTCATATACATGAAagaactcacactggagagaaaccatatGAATGTAAGCAGTGTTCAAAAGCCTTCCCTATTTACAGTTCCTTTCTAAGACATGAAAGAACACATACTGGGGAGAAACCATATGAATGTAAGCAGTGTTCCAAAGCCTTCCCTGATTCCAGTTCCTTTATAAGACACAAAAGAActcacactggagaaaaaccctatAAATGTAAACAATGTGGAAGAGCCTTCAGTGTTTCCAGTTCCCTTCGAATACATGAAagaactcacactggagagaaaccctatgtaTGTAAGCAATGTGGGAAGGCATTTCATCATCTGGGAAGCTTTCAAAGACACATGATAATGCACACTGGAGATGGACCCCATAAATGTAAGGTATGTGGGAAAGGCTTTGATTGTCCTAGTTCACTGCAAAGTCATGAAagaactcacactggagagaaaccctatgaatgcaaGCAGTGTGGGAAAGCATTATCTCATCGCTCAAGCTTTCGAAGTCATATGCTAATGCACACTGGAGATGGACCTCATAAATGCAAGGTATGTGGGAAAACCTTTGTTTATGTCAGCGTATTTCAAAGACATGAAAGGACTcacactggtgagaaaccctatgaatgtaagcaATGTGGAAAAGCCTTCCGTATTTCCAGTTCCCTTCGAAGACATGAAGcaactcacactggagagaaaccctataaatgcaaatgtgggaaagcctttattAATTTCTATTCCTTTCAAAATCACGAATcaactcacactggagagaagccaTATGAGTGTCaggaatgtgggaaagctttCAGTTGTTCCACATACCTTTCTCAGCATAAAAGGATCCACACAGCTGAAAAACCTTATGAGTGTAAAACATGTAGGAAAGCCTTCAGTCATTTTGGTAACTTAAAAGTCCATGAAaggattcacactggagagaagccgtatgaatgtaaggaatgtgggaaagcaTTCTCTTGGCTCACTTGTCTTCTGCGACAtgaaagaattcatactggaaagAAAGCTTATGAGTGTAAACGATGTGGTAAAGCCTTCACGCGTTCACGTTTCCTTCGAGGACATGAAAggactcacactggagagaagatGCATgcatgtaaggaatgtgggaaggcgCTGAGTTCTCTCCGTTTCTTGCAGAGACATAAAAGGACTCACTGGAGAGATACTCTCTAA
- the LOC100415695 gene encoding uncharacterized protein LOC100415695 isoform X1, whose product MLESCSVAPGWSAMVPSQLTVAPNSWPQGILLPQPLKMLELKDSVAFEDVAVNFTQEEWALLGPSQKSLYRDVMWETIRNLDYIGMKWEDTNTEDQHKNPRRSLRCHIVERFRESNWISDSIVDEKTPGVDLCESNVHGEVNMDCSFLNCITFDAGHKPGECQEYGEKPHTYKQCGTAFNYHHSFQTQERSHTEKKRYDCKECGKTFSSLGNLRRHIIVQRGGGPYKCKLCGKAFFWPSLFHIHERTHTGEKPYECKQCSKAFPIYSSFLRHERTHTGEKPYECKQCSKAFPDSSSFIRHKRTHTGEKPYKCKQCGRAFSVSSSLRIHERTHTGEKPYVCKQCGKAFHHLGSFQRHMIMHTGDGPHKCKVCGKGFDCPSSLQSHERTHTGEKPYECKQCGKALSHRSSFRSHMLMHTGDGPHKCKVCGKTFVYVSVFQRHERTHTGEKPYECKQCGKAFRISSSLRRHEATHTGEKPYKCKCGKAFINFYSFQNHESTHTGEKPYECQECGKAFSCSTYLSQHKRIHTAEKPYECKTCRKAFSHFGNLKVHERIHTGEKPYECKECGKAFSWLTCLLRHERIHTGKKAYECKRCGKAFTRSRFLRGHERTHTGEKMHACKECGKALSSLRFLQRHKRTHWRDTL is encoded by the exons ctagaatcttgctctgttgccccaggctggagtgcaatggtgccatcacagctcactgtagccccaaactcctggcctcaagggatcctcctgcctcaacctctcaaaatgctggaattaaag GATTCAGTAGCCTTTGAGGATGTGGCTGTGAACTTCACTCAGGAAGAGTGGGCATTGCTGGGTCCATCACAGAAGAGTCTGTACAGAGATGTGATGTGGGAAACCATTAGGAACCTGGACTACATAG GAATGAAATGGGAAGACACAAACACTGAAGATCAGCACAAAAATCCCAGGAGAAGCCTAAG ATGTCATATTGTAGAGAGATTCCGTGAAAGTAACTGGATTTCAGATAGTATTGTGGATGAAAAAACTCCTGGAGTAGATCTGTGTGAAAGCAATGTGCATGGAGAAGTCAACATGGATTGTTCATTCCTTAATTGCATCACATTTGATGCTGGACACAAACCAGGTGAGTGTCAGGAATATGGAGAGAAGCCACATACATATAAACAATGTGGGACAGCCTTCAATTATCACCACTCCTTTCAAACACAAGAAAGATCTCACACTGAAAAGAAACGCTATGattgtaaggaatgtgggaaaacCTTCAGTTCTTTGGGAAACCTTCGAAGACACATAATAGTGCAACGTGGAGGTGGACCTTATAAATGTAAGTTGTGTGGAAAAGCCTTTTTTTGGCCTAGTTTATTTCATATACATGAAagaactcacactggagagaaaccatatGAATGTAAGCAGTGTTCAAAAGCCTTCCCTATTTACAGTTCCTTTCTAAGACATGAAAGAACACATACTGGGGAGAAACCATATGAATGTAAGCAGTGTTCCAAAGCCTTCCCTGATTCCAGTTCCTTTATAAGACACAAAAGAActcacactggagaaaaaccctatAAATGTAAACAATGTGGAAGAGCCTTCAGTGTTTCCAGTTCCCTTCGAATACATGAAagaactcacactggagagaaaccctatgtaTGTAAGCAATGTGGGAAGGCATTTCATCATCTGGGAAGCTTTCAAAGACACATGATAATGCACACTGGAGATGGACCCCATAAATGTAAGGTATGTGGGAAAGGCTTTGATTGTCCTAGTTCACTGCAAAGTCATGAAagaactcacactggagagaaaccctatgaatgcaaGCAGTGTGGGAAAGCATTATCTCATCGCTCAAGCTTTCGAAGTCATATGCTAATGCACACTGGAGATGGACCTCATAAATGCAAGGTATGTGGGAAAACCTTTGTTTATGTCAGCGTATTTCAAAGACATGAAAGGACTcacactggtgagaaaccctatgaatgtaagcaATGTGGAAAAGCCTTCCGTATTTCCAGTTCCCTTCGAAGACATGAAGcaactcacactggagagaaaccctataaatgcaaatgtgggaaagcctttattAATTTCTATTCCTTTCAAAATCACGAATcaactcacactggagagaagccaTATGAGTGTCaggaatgtgggaaagctttCAGTTGTTCCACATACCTTTCTCAGCATAAAAGGATCCACACAGCTGAAAAACCTTATGAGTGTAAAACATGTAGGAAAGCCTTCAGTCATTTTGGTAACTTAAAAGTCCATGAAaggattcacactggagagaagccgtatgaatgtaaggaatgtgggaaagcaTTCTCTTGGCTCACTTGTCTTCTGCGACAtgaaagaattcatactggaaagAAAGCTTATGAGTGTAAACGATGTGGTAAAGCCTTCACGCGTTCACGTTTCCTTCGAGGACATGAAAggactcacactggagagaagatGCATgcatgtaaggaatgtgggaaggcgCTGAGTTCTCTCCGTTTCTTGCAGAGACATAAAAGGACTCACTGGAGAGATACTCTCTAA
- the LOC100415695 gene encoding uncharacterized protein LOC100415695 isoform X6 codes for MVVFGGEGRNDFFLPDSQTSEERKQYDSVAFEDVAVNFTQEEWALLGPSQKSLYRDVMWETIRNLDYIGMKWEDTNTEDQHKNPRRSLRCHIVERFRESNWISDSIVDEKTPGVDLCESNVHGEVNMDCSFLNCITFDAGHKPGECQEYGEKPHTYKQCGTAFNYHHSFQTQERSHTEKKRYDCKECGKTFSSLGNLRRHIIVQRGGGPYKCKLCGKAFFWPSLFHIHERTHTGEKPYECKQCSKAFPIYSSFLRHERTHTGEKPYECKQCSKAFPDSSSFIRHKRTHTGEKPYKCKQCGRAFSVSSSLRIHERTHTGEKPYVCKQCGKAFHHLGSFQRHMIMHTGDGPHKCKVCGKGFDCPSSLQSHERTHTGEKPYECKQCGKALSHRSSFRSHMLMHTGDGPHKCKVCGKTFVYVSVFQRHERTHTGEKPYECKQCGKAFRISSSLRRHEATHTGEKPYKCKCGKAFINFYSFQNHESTHTGEKPYECQECGKAFSCSTYLSQHKRIHTAEKPYECKTCRKAFSHFGNLKVHERIHTGEKPYECKECGKAFSWLTCLLRHERIHTGKKAYECKRCGKAFTRSRFLRGHERTHTGEKMHACKECGKALSSLRFLQRHKRTHWRDTL; via the exons GATTCAGTAGCCTTTGAGGATGTGGCTGTGAACTTCACTCAGGAAGAGTGGGCATTGCTGGGTCCATCACAGAAGAGTCTGTACAGAGATGTGATGTGGGAAACCATTAGGAACCTGGACTACATAG GAATGAAATGGGAAGACACAAACACTGAAGATCAGCACAAAAATCCCAGGAGAAGCCTAAG ATGTCATATTGTAGAGAGATTCCGTGAAAGTAACTGGATTTCAGATAGTATTGTGGATGAAAAAACTCCTGGAGTAGATCTGTGTGAAAGCAATGTGCATGGAGAAGTCAACATGGATTGTTCATTCCTTAATTGCATCACATTTGATGCTGGACACAAACCAGGTGAGTGTCAGGAATATGGAGAGAAGCCACATACATATAAACAATGTGGGACAGCCTTCAATTATCACCACTCCTTTCAAACACAAGAAAGATCTCACACTGAAAAGAAACGCTATGattgtaaggaatgtgggaaaacCTTCAGTTCTTTGGGAAACCTTCGAAGACACATAATAGTGCAACGTGGAGGTGGACCTTATAAATGTAAGTTGTGTGGAAAAGCCTTTTTTTGGCCTAGTTTATTTCATATACATGAAagaactcacactggagagaaaccatatGAATGTAAGCAGTGTTCAAAAGCCTTCCCTATTTACAGTTCCTTTCTAAGACATGAAAGAACACATACTGGGGAGAAACCATATGAATGTAAGCAGTGTTCCAAAGCCTTCCCTGATTCCAGTTCCTTTATAAGACACAAAAGAActcacactggagaaaaaccctatAAATGTAAACAATGTGGAAGAGCCTTCAGTGTTTCCAGTTCCCTTCGAATACATGAAagaactcacactggagagaaaccctatgtaTGTAAGCAATGTGGGAAGGCATTTCATCATCTGGGAAGCTTTCAAAGACACATGATAATGCACACTGGAGATGGACCCCATAAATGTAAGGTATGTGGGAAAGGCTTTGATTGTCCTAGTTCACTGCAAAGTCATGAAagaactcacactggagagaaaccctatgaatgcaaGCAGTGTGGGAAAGCATTATCTCATCGCTCAAGCTTTCGAAGTCATATGCTAATGCACACTGGAGATGGACCTCATAAATGCAAGGTATGTGGGAAAACCTTTGTTTATGTCAGCGTATTTCAAAGACATGAAAGGACTcacactggtgagaaaccctatgaatgtaagcaATGTGGAAAAGCCTTCCGTATTTCCAGTTCCCTTCGAAGACATGAAGcaactcacactggagagaaaccctataaatgcaaatgtgggaaagcctttattAATTTCTATTCCTTTCAAAATCACGAATcaactcacactggagagaagccaTATGAGTGTCaggaatgtgggaaagctttCAGTTGTTCCACATACCTTTCTCAGCATAAAAGGATCCACACAGCTGAAAAACCTTATGAGTGTAAAACATGTAGGAAAGCCTTCAGTCATTTTGGTAACTTAAAAGTCCATGAAaggattcacactggagagaagccgtatgaatgtaaggaatgtgggaaagcaTTCTCTTGGCTCACTTGTCTTCTGCGACAtgaaagaattcatactggaaagAAAGCTTATGAGTGTAAACGATGTGGTAAAGCCTTCACGCGTTCACGTTTCCTTCGAGGACATGAAAggactcacactggagagaagatGCATgcatgtaaggaatgtgggaaggcgCTGAGTTCTCTCCGTTTCTTGCAGAGACATAAAAGGACTCACTGGAGAGATACTCTCTAA